The Fischerella sp. PCC 9605 genome contains a region encoding:
- a CDS encoding condensation domain-containing protein — translation MKAENIEDIYELTPVQKGILFHCLYSEQSALYFFQHIFTLRGNPDIDAFEKAWQLVVDRHTILRTGFYWKEAETPLQVVYKQVKVPLNQHDWRNLEPVEQKKQLESFILSDRKQGFDFSQPCLMRQTLVRLADDYYQFIWSYHFIIIDGWTGPLIIQDFVQIYKALSQNKEISLAPTRPFRDYVDWLQQQDISRAEIFWRQALQGVKAPTSLTYIEKIDQLSTQEERYDEERIKLSSTSTQAIQSLAIQHRLTLATIVNGIWVILLNRYTRRNNILYGCTVTGRPVDLEGAESMVGMFVNTLPIYVQIDIEQSLLSWLQHLQTQLVEARDYEYTPLTEIHGWSEVPRNLTLFESIVVIENFPVSQFLQECKINLEIQYTELYYRNNYPLNLVVYPNEELLIAFSYDSRRFDTDTIAGILEDIEMLVQQMITNPNVKIKDLAFLTPEEQEVTSMLEKEAFSRSAQIQLTS, via the coding sequence ATGAAAGCAGAAAATATTGAAGATATATACGAACTCACCCCTGTACAAAAGGGCATTCTCTTCCATTGTTTATATTCTGAACAATCTGCACTATATTTTTTCCAGCATATCTTCACTTTGCGTGGCAATCCTGATATCGATGCCTTTGAAAAGGCTTGGCAACTTGTAGTTGATAGACACACAATTTTACGTACTGGATTTTATTGGAAAGAAGCTGAAACCCCACTACAAGTTGTATACAAACAAGTAAAAGTACCCCTAAATCAGCATGACTGGCGTAATCTGGAGCCAGTTGAACAAAAAAAACAATTAGAATCTTTTATTCTCAGCGATCGCAAGCAAGGTTTTGACTTTTCCCAGCCATGTCTGATGCGTCAAACTTTAGTTCGTCTTGCTGATGACTACTATCAATTTATTTGGAGCTATCACTTCATCATCATAGATGGTTGGACAGGTCCACTAATAATCCAGGATTTTGTGCAAATTTATAAAGCACTTTCTCAGAATAAAGAAATATCTTTAGCACCTACTCGTCCTTTTAGAGACTACGTTGACTGGTTGCAGCAGCAGGACATATCTAGAGCCGAAATTTTTTGGCGACAAGCATTACAAGGTGTTAAAGCACCAACTTCTCTCACTTACATAGAAAAAATTGACCAATTGTCTACTCAGGAAGAAAGGTACGATGAAGAAAGAATTAAGCTATCATCAACAAGCACACAGGCAATACAGTCCTTGGCGATACAACATCGTCTTACCCTCGCTACCATAGTTAACGGTATCTGGGTTATTCTCCTCAACCGCTATACCAGACGCAACAACATACTATATGGCTGTACTGTTACTGGACGCCCGGTAGATTTGGAGGGAGCAGAGTCAATGGTTGGTATGTTTGTTAATACATTGCCAATCTATGTCCAGATAGATATTGAACAGTCTTTGTTGTCATGGCTACAGCATTTACAGACTCAACTGGTTGAAGCACGTGACTATGAATATACTCCATTGACGGAAATTCATGGATGGAGTGAAGTACCGCGAAACTTAACTTTATTTGAAAGTATTGTGGTGATTGAAAACTTTCCAGTCAGCCAATTTTTACAAGAATGTAAGATAAATTTAGAAATTCAATATACTGAATTGTATTACAGAAATAACTATCCTCTGAATTTAGTTGTCTACCCAAATGAAGAGTTATTAATAGCTTTCTCCTATGATTCTAGAAGATTTGATACTGATACTATTGCCGGAATACTCGAAGATATTGAAATGCTCGTGCAACAGATGATAACTAATCCTAATGTCAAAATTAAAGACTTAGCATTTTTGACGCCAGAAGAGCAAGAAGTTACTTCAATGTTAGAAAAAGAAGCATTCAGTAGGTCGGCACAAATACAGTTAACTAGTTAG
- a CDS encoding type I polyketide synthase, with protein MNKQDDNEKTYELMEGIAIIGMAGRFPGAINIQSFWQNLQDGVESLSLFTDEELIAAGVSPALVNDSNYVKVGGVLENIDLFDAAFFDLNPKEVEVIDPQHRLFLECAWSALENAGYDSSKCETRIGVYAGASLNNYLSFDLNNDQLGSAQSYQKLIGNDKGFLSTRVSYKLNLTGPSITVQTACSTSLVATILAYQSLQNYQCDMALAGGVSIRLPQKTGYFYEPGGPLSPDGHCHAFDAKAQGTTIGNGVGVVVLKRVKDAIADGDCIYAVIKGAAINNDGSMKVGYTAPSVDGQAEAIAEAVMLAEVEPETISYIEAHGSGTALGDPIEIAALTKVFRASTEKKNFCAIGSVKTNIGHLDAAAGVAGLIKTALALKHQLIPASLNFEQPNPQIDFANSPFYVNTKLTQWKTGSTPRRAGVSSLGMGGTNAHMVLQEAPTIPASSPSRPWQLLVLSAKTESALEAATQNLSQHLMLNPDLNLADVAYTLQVGRRDFSHRRILVCSDAQDAINALNQQSSQRVLTQFQESGTHSVAFIFPGEGALYADMGKELYETEPMFREQVDRCCLILRPHLELDLRSVIYKSESERESAVEKLQQTCFAQSALFVIEYALAQLWMSWGIFPQAMIGHGMGEYVAATLAGVFSLEDVLALVAKEFSTELLQKIQLNSPTIPFISNVSGTWITQAEAIDPNYWAQRQEAVHFNEGISELVKDTQRILLEVGCGETWNTEELTVLTSIPHPHEQHSDVAFLLHTLGRLWMLGIKIDWSGFYANERRHRLPLPTYPFERQRYWLESTASQESLEQNPSSHPVENQRYSIELDSSSTSETAWQRSLDKKPNIADWFYIPVWKQSMPLEFFQTEELTKQKLHCLVFVDSYGVGAEFAKRLEQQDQDVITVQMGEQFSKLNDRMYVINPQQPDDYDVLFQELKKQDFHPNAIAHFWSVTPNDTLLNNEPELLEDLQYLDFYSLLFLAQAIGRQNISDSSKLMVVTSNIHNVTGDESLCPEKATVLGPCKVIPKEYPNINCSSVDVVMHSAQTPLSEKLIDNLVAELTLQQTNEIVAYRGYHRWIQTFEAIPLDERIAGKTKLREGGVYLITGGLGDIGLVLAEHLAKTLQAKLILIGRGGLPERSEWEQWLVNHDSEDAVSRKIQKVLRLEELGAQVEVKNADVTNSEQMQAVIAQALQKFGQINGVIHAAGIAGGGVIQLKTRDMATNVLAPKVKGTLVLGEILKNINLDLFVLFSSKTSILGEFGQVDYCAANAFLDAYAHRNNSTFAQLTVSINWDAWQEVGMAVKTVMPSEIRQGREESLKKGILPQEGVDAFNRILQCRLSQVVVSTQDFQAVIEQNNSFQYLEEGLTLLEEKLSLLNPSKANHPRPNLGNDYIPPRNEIERMLADLWQQVIGIDRIGIYDNFFELGGNSITAIQIAAKANQVGLKLTAQQFFQHQTIDELAANLSIIQTIQAEQDLETQELHLTPIQHWFLTQNQPDIHHCNQSLLLEMQQICDPNLLEQALQHLIQHHDAFHLRFIQTESGWQQSYASFHDTIELKRVDLSTIPEIERELAIESQAAELEASLNLFEGSLVRFAFFDLAPQQTSYLLIIIHHLAVESVSWQILLEDLQTAYQQISQGKAIHLPDNTTSYMQWVECLQEYAESSEMIPERDYWLQEMQKPFSRLPVDYSTGDNTAANADIVSVCLNKQETKALLEEIHKAYNTQINDVLLTALVQAFAKWTGERKLRVDIRGNGREKIFKDINLSRTVGLFTTYFPVILDTTESADQGDSLITIKEYLRSIPNTGIGYGILQYLSSEQEIQSKLQAFPQSEVSFNYLGQYDQMISELSLFCLPQKSKGLSYSTPTNRVYLLEINGIVVKDELQFHLIYNQAIHRRETIEKLANNFLEALRSLIVKCQSIETVMYTPSDFPKANLNKQKLDQFLARINQTSE; from the coding sequence ATGAATAAACAAGATGATAATGAAAAAACTTATGAATTAATGGAAGGCATTGCTATTATTGGGATGGCAGGGCGTTTTCCAGGAGCCATCAACATACAATCTTTTTGGCAAAATTTACAAGATGGCGTGGAGTCATTATCCTTATTTACAGATGAAGAGTTAATAGCTGCTGGTGTATCTCCGGCGTTGGTAAATGATAGCAATTATGTCAAAGTTGGTGGTGTTTTAGAAAATATTGATTTATTTGATGCTGCATTCTTTGACCTTAATCCAAAAGAAGTTGAAGTAATAGATCCTCAACATCGCCTGTTTTTGGAATGCGCTTGGTCAGCATTGGAAAACGCTGGTTATGACTCAAGTAAGTGTGAAACCAGAATTGGTGTTTATGCTGGTGCTAGCTTAAATAATTATTTATCTTTTGATTTGAATAATGACCAATTAGGGTCAGCACAATCATACCAAAAGTTGATTGGAAATGATAAAGGGTTTCTCTCTACCCGTGTTTCTTATAAATTAAATCTTACTGGGCCAAGTATTACAGTTCAAACAGCTTGTTCTACATCATTAGTTGCTACTATCCTCGCGTACCAAAGTTTGCAGAATTATCAATGTGATATGGCATTGGCGGGAGGAGTTTCCATCCGATTGCCACAAAAAACTGGTTATTTTTATGAACCAGGAGGGCCACTATCACCTGATGGTCATTGTCATGCTTTTGATGCCAAAGCGCAGGGAACAACTATTGGTAACGGTGTGGGAGTTGTTGTTCTCAAGCGAGTCAAAGATGCGATCGCCGACGGTGACTGTATTTATGCAGTCATCAAAGGTGCTGCAATTAACAACGACGGTTCCATGAAAGTCGGCTACACAGCGCCTAGCGTCGATGGTCAAGCAGAAGCGATCGCCGAAGCGGTAATGCTAGCAGAAGTAGAACCAGAGACAATCAGCTATATTGAAGCTCATGGTAGCGGCACAGCTTTGGGCGATCCGATTGAAATTGCCGCGCTGACCAAAGTTTTTCGTGCTAGTACTGAGAAAAAGAATTTCTGCGCCATTGGTTCAGTCAAAACCAATATTGGTCATTTAGATGCAGCAGCTGGAGTTGCAGGATTAATCAAGACTGCTTTAGCTCTAAAACATCAGTTAATTCCAGCAAGCTTAAACTTTGAGCAACCCAATCCTCAAATTGATTTTGCTAATAGTCCTTTTTATGTCAACACAAAGCTAACCCAATGGAAAACAGGCTCGACTCCACGCCGTGCTGGTGTTAGCTCTTTAGGAATGGGGGGAACAAATGCCCATATGGTTCTCCAAGAAGCCCCAACAATTCCAGCTTCTAGTCCTTCCCGTCCTTGGCAATTGTTAGTACTCTCTGCAAAAACCGAGTCTGCGTTAGAAGCGGCAACACAAAATCTGAGCCAACATCTAATGCTAAATCCCGATCTGAATCTTGCAGATGTAGCTTATACCTTGCAAGTGGGGCGCAGAGACTTTAGTCATCGACGAATATTAGTTTGCTCCGATGCCCAAGATGCAATTAATGCATTGAATCAGCAATCCTCACAACGAGTTTTAACTCAATTTCAAGAGTCAGGGACTCACTCCGTTGCTTTCATATTTCCCGGAGAAGGTGCGCTGTATGCAGACATGGGCAAAGAACTCTACGAAACTGAGCCGATGTTTCGCGAACAGGTAGATCGCTGCTGCCTAATATTAAGACCACATCTAGAGTTAGATTTGCGTTCTGTAATTTATAAGAGCGAATCTGAGCGGGAAAGCGCAGTAGAGAAACTCCAACAAACTTGTTTTGCTCAAAGCGCACTGTTCGTCATTGAGTATGCTTTGGCTCAATTGTGGATGTCGTGGGGTATTTTCCCTCAAGCAATGATTGGGCATGGTATGGGAGAGTACGTCGCTGCTACTCTAGCTGGAGTTTTTTCCCTTGAAGATGTCCTTGCACTGGTAGCGAAAGAGTTTTCCACTGAGTTGTTACAAAAAATTCAACTCAATTCTCCGACAATTCCATTCATATCTAATGTTAGTGGAACTTGGATTACTCAAGCTGAAGCAATAGACCCTAACTACTGGGCACAACGACAGGAAGCAGTACATTTTAATGAAGGAATTAGCGAGTTAGTCAAAGACACTCAGCGAATTCTACTGGAAGTTGGTTGTGGAGAGACTTGGAATACAGAAGAATTGACTGTGCTGACCTCAATACCCCATCCTCATGAGCAGCATTCAGATGTAGCATTTTTACTCCATACCTTGGGTCGGCTGTGGATGTTGGGAATCAAGATTGATTGGTCAGGTTTTTACGCCAATGAACGCCGTCATCGTCTTCCCTTACCAACCTATCCTTTTGAGCGTCAGCGTTACTGGCTTGAGTCAACAGCCTCCCAGGAATCATTAGAGCAAAATCCATCGAGTCATCCTGTTGAAAATCAGCGTTATTCTATTGAGCTAGACTCCTCATCTACCTCAGAAACAGCATGGCAGCGATCGCTAGACAAAAAACCAAATATAGCTGACTGGTTTTATATTCCAGTATGGAAACAATCCATGCCACTTGAGTTTTTCCAAACAGAAGAACTGACAAAGCAAAAGTTGCATTGCTTGGTCTTTGTGGATAGCTATGGAGTAGGTGCCGAATTTGCCAAACGACTGGAACAGCAGGATCAAGATGTCATCACCGTGCAGATGGGTGAACAGTTTAGTAAGCTCAATGACCGGATGTATGTCATCAATCCCCAGCAACCAGACGACTATGATGTCTTGTTCCAGGAACTTAAAAAGCAGGATTTTCACCCAAATGCGATCGCCCATTTTTGGAGTGTTACGCCGAATGATACTTTGCTCAACAATGAGCCAGAATTGTTAGAAGATTTGCAGTATCTTGACTTCTATAGCCTGCTGTTTTTAGCACAAGCAATAGGAAGACAAAATATTTCGGATTCCTCAAAGCTGATGGTCGTAACCAGCAATATCCATAATGTAACTGGCGATGAAAGTTTATGCCCAGAGAAGGCTACGGTATTAGGGCCATGCAAGGTAATTCCCAAGGAATATCCGAACATCAATTGCAGTAGTGTTGATGTAGTGATGCATTCTGCTCAAACCCCTTTATCAGAAAAACTCATAGATAACCTGGTAGCAGAATTAACATTACAACAGACTAATGAGATAGTTGCCTATCGTGGATATCACCGTTGGATTCAAACGTTTGAAGCTATCCCGTTAGATGAGCGCATTGCAGGCAAAACTAAGTTAAGAGAAGGTGGAGTTTACTTAATTACTGGTGGACTCGGAGACATTGGTTTAGTATTGGCAGAACATCTAGCAAAGACATTACAAGCTAAGTTAATACTAATCGGGCGAGGGGGACTACCTGAGCGTTCCGAGTGGGAACAATGGCTAGTAAATCATGATAGCGAAGATGCTGTCAGTCGTAAGATACAAAAAGTGCTAAGACTTGAAGAATTGGGAGCACAAGTTGAGGTCAAAAATGCCGATGTAACCAATTCCGAGCAAATGCAGGCGGTAATTGCTCAAGCATTACAGAAATTTGGTCAAATTAATGGTGTCATCCATGCGGCTGGTATTGCTGGTGGTGGTGTCATCCAACTCAAGACGCGGGATATGGCAACCAATGTATTAGCACCAAAAGTTAAAGGCACATTAGTCTTGGGAGAGATTTTAAAGAATATAAATCTAGATTTATTTGTGCTTTTTTCATCCAAAACTTCTATATTAGGTGAATTTGGGCAGGTAGATTATTGTGCAGCCAATGCCTTTCTAGATGCTTATGCTCACCGTAATAATTCCACATTTGCTCAACTCACAGTATCGATAAATTGGGATGCTTGGCAAGAAGTAGGGATGGCAGTTAAGACTGTAATGCCAAGCGAAATTAGACAAGGGCGTGAAGAAAGTCTAAAAAAAGGGATATTGCCTCAAGAAGGTGTTGATGCTTTTAATCGCATTCTGCAATGTAGGTTATCCCAAGTTGTTGTATCAACACAAGATTTCCAAGCTGTAATTGAGCAGAATAATTCTTTTCAGTATTTGGAAGAGGGATTAACGCTTTTGGAGGAAAAATTATCTTTACTAAATCCCTCTAAAGCAAATCATCCCCGCCCTAATCTAGGAAATGATTACATACCTCCCCGTAACGAAATCGAGCGAATGCTAGCCGATCTCTGGCAGCAAGTTATTGGAATTGATCGGATAGGTATCTATGACAACTTTTTTGAGTTGGGTGGAAATTCCATAACCGCGATTCAAATCGCTGCCAAAGCTAATCAAGTAGGCTTGAAATTAACAGCTCAACAGTTTTTTCAACACCAGACAATTGATGAATTAGCGGCAAACTTATCTATTATTCAAACCATCCAAGCTGAGCAAGATTTAGAAACACAAGAGTTACACCTTACACCGATTCAGCATTGGTTCCTGACGCAAAATCAGCCCGATATACATCATTGCAACCAGTCTTTACTACTGGAAATGCAGCAAATATGCGATCCCAATTTGTTAGAGCAGGCTTTACAGCATTTGATTCAACATCATGATGCATTTCACCTACGTTTTATCCAAACAGAATCTGGCTGGCAACAAAGTTATGCCAGTTTTCATGATACTATTGAATTGAAACGAGTAGATTTGTCGACAATACCAGAAATTGAGCGAGAACTCGCGATAGAATCACAAGCTGCGGAACTAGAGGCAAGTTTGAACTTATTTGAAGGTTCACTTGTACGGTTTGCCTTCTTTGACCTAGCGCCACAACAAACTAGCTACCTGCTAATTATCATTCATCACCTTGCAGTTGAGAGTGTCTCTTGGCAAATTTTGCTAGAAGACTTGCAAACAGCTTATCAGCAAATCAGTCAGGGCAAGGCGATACATTTGCCAGATAATACTACCTCATATATGCAGTGGGTAGAATGTCTACAAGAGTATGCTGAATCTTCAGAAATGATCCCAGAACGGGACTATTGGCTCCAAGAAATGCAAAAACCATTTAGCCGCTTACCTGTTGACTATTCAACAGGTGATAATACAGCAGCTAATGCAGATATAGTATCAGTTTGTCTAAATAAACAAGAAACAAAAGCTCTACTGGAGGAGATACACAAAGCCTATAATACTCAAATCAATGATGTGTTACTCACAGCTTTGGTGCAAGCTTTTGCAAAATGGACGGGAGAACGGAAACTGCGGGTGGATATTAGAGGTAATGGTAGAGAAAAAATCTTCAAAGATATAAATCTATCCCGTACTGTTGGTTTGTTTACTACTTATTTTCCAGTTATTTTGGATACAACAGAATCTGCAGACCAAGGAGATTCATTAATCACAATAAAAGAGTATTTGCGTAGCATTCCGAACACTGGTATCGGCTATGGCATACTACAGTACTTGAGCAGCGAGCAGGAGATCCAATCGAAACTGCAAGCTTTTCCTCAGAGTGAAGTGAGTTTCAACTACTTAGGTCAATATGACCAAATGATTTCAGAGCTGTCTTTATTTTGTCTCCCCCAAAAATCGAAAGGACTCAGCTATAGTACACCTACCAACAGAGTTTATTTGCTAGAGATTAATGGAATTGTTGTTAAAGATGAATTGCAATTTCATTTGATATACAACCAAGCAATTCATCGGCGAGAAACAATTGAAAAATTGGCAAATAATTTTCTAGAAGCATTGCGATCGCTGATTGTTAAGTGTCAGTCTATTGAAACAGTAATGTATACACCTTCCGACTTTCCAAAAGCTAACTTGAACAAACAAAAATTGGATCAGTTTCTGGCAAGAATTAACCAAACAAGTGAGTAA
- a CDS encoding HAD-IIIC family phosphatase, whose protein sequence is MISTQEQNVNSKQKDKKFIKCVVWDLDNTLWHGVLLEDEKVSLRENIVNLIQTLDSRGILQSIASKNERATAIAKLEEFGLKEYFLYPQINWNSKASSLKEIARLLNIGLDAIAFVDDQLFELEEVKFTLPEILCINADAIAEILDMPVMNPRFVTEDSRIRRLMYISDIERQNAEKEFVGTADEFLATLNMNFTISSAKEEDLQRAEELTLRTNQLNTTGYTYSYDELNHFRQSENHKLLIASLEDKYGSYGKIGLVLIECQAEIWTIKLLLMSCRVMSRGVGTIMLNHVMSLAQSNNVRLLAEFIPNDRNRMMYISYKFAGFKEIDKNGDSVILENDLTRIQDVPSYVKFQVID, encoded by the coding sequence ATGATTAGTACTCAAGAGCAAAATGTAAATAGCAAACAAAAAGATAAAAAGTTCATTAAATGTGTCGTTTGGGATTTAGATAATACTCTATGGCACGGAGTTCTGCTGGAAGATGAGAAAGTTTCTCTACGAGAAAATATAGTAAACCTTATTCAGACTTTAGATAGTCGTGGTATCCTACAATCTATAGCTAGTAAGAACGAACGTGCTACGGCAATAGCCAAACTAGAAGAATTTGGTTTAAAAGAGTATTTTTTATATCCCCAAATTAATTGGAACTCTAAAGCTTCTTCCCTCAAGGAAATTGCTAGGTTACTGAATATTGGTCTAGATGCGATCGCTTTTGTTGATGACCAATTATTTGAACTAGAAGAAGTAAAATTTACTCTGCCAGAAATTCTCTGTATAAACGCAGATGCAATAGCAGAAATTTTAGATATGCCTGTCATGAATCCCCGTTTTGTTACGGAAGATTCACGAATTAGAAGATTGATGTATATTAGTGATATAGAGCGTCAAAATGCAGAGAAAGAATTTGTTGGCACAGCAGACGAATTCTTAGCTACTCTGAATATGAATTTCACAATATCCTCTGCAAAAGAAGAAGACTTGCAGCGTGCAGAAGAATTAACATTACGAACTAACCAATTGAATACAACTGGTTATACCTACTCCTATGACGAACTCAATCATTTTCGGCAATCAGAAAACCATAAACTGCTAATTGCCAGTCTGGAAGATAAGTATGGCAGCTACGGAAAAATAGGTTTAGTTCTGATCGAATGCCAAGCAGAAATATGGACAATCAAGCTTTTACTGATGTCCTGTCGCGTCATGTCGAGGGGAGTCGGGACAATAATGTTAAATCATGTCATGAGTCTGGCTCAAAGCAATAATGTCCGTCTTTTGGCAGAGTTTATACCAAATGACCGCAACAGAATGATGTATATATCTTATAAATTTGCAGGTTTTAAAGAAATTGATAAGAATGGCGATTCAGTTATTTTGGAAAATGATTTAACTCGAATTCAAGATGTGCCTTCATATGTAAAATTTCAAGTAATTGATTAA
- a CDS encoding cupin-like domain-containing protein, translated as MVVKNSDSILKITNPSQKEFIELWKQHQPFLIDGVAENWYAYKNWSNDYLLKKCGNNTIRVLCYDQNYLDNYNYVFDKTYPDKFMKFKDYLDIKSSENNTEDSLRYYMAAVNLEQYFPELTVDISYPEYFNRKPRINFWFGSCGNTTTLHFDREHNILAQIRGRKRILLYPPSNYLSFYPPIGENGALEYCSKVNPINYNLELFPKFPWQQKKEIILQAGEMLYVPPFWWHHVTGVDENISLSFWYDIQIGDWFRQKRIFSTILNILHHSKTVLFTHDGS; from the coding sequence ATGGTAGTTAAAAATAGTGATTCAATTTTGAAGATTACAAATCCTAGTCAAAAAGAATTTATAGAGCTTTGGAAGCAACATCAACCTTTTTTAATTGATGGTGTTGCTGAAAATTGGTATGCCTATAAAAATTGGTCTAATGATTATCTACTAAAAAAATGTGGTAATAATACTATTCGTGTACTTTGTTACGATCAAAACTATTTGGATAATTATAATTATGTATTCGATAAAACTTATCCTGACAAATTTATGAAGTTCAAAGACTATCTAGATATAAAATCTAGTGAAAATAACACAGAAGATTCTTTAAGATATTATATGGCGGCGGTAAATTTAGAACAATATTTTCCTGAACTAACTGTTGATATAAGTTATCCAGAGTACTTTAATAGAAAACCAAGAATTAACTTCTGGTTTGGTTCTTGTGGTAATACTACCACTCTTCACTTTGATCGAGAGCATAATATTCTAGCTCAAATTCGAGGCAGAAAAAGAATACTTCTGTATCCTCCTTCAAATTATTTATCATTCTATCCACCCATTGGAGAGAATGGCGCTTTAGAATATTGTAGTAAAGTAAATCCTATCAACTACAATTTAGAATTATTTCCAAAGTTTCCTTGGCAACAAAAAAAGGAAATTATACTCCAAGCTGGAGAAATGCTCTATGTACCACCTTTTTGGTGGCACCATGTGACAGGAGTAGATGAGAACATATCATTGTCATTTTGGTATGATATTCAAATAGGAGATTGGTTCAGACAAAAGAGAATTTTTTCTACTATTTTGAATATATTGCATCATTCTAAAACAGTACTATTTACACATGATGGATCGTAA
- a CDS encoding acyl-CoA dehydrogenase family protein: protein MKLELSAQQKNAQAEFRAFVNQEICPHAGEWDRKEFTPLELINKIAERGFLGAILPQEYGGKGMDMITYGILNEEIGRGCSSVRSLLTVHNMVAHALCKWGNKSQKEYWLPKFASGEIIAAFALSEPNVGSDAKSVETTATLAGDAYVLNGQKKWITYGQIADVFLVFAKCEGKAGAFLVEKHSPGLSVKPMSGILGVRASMSAELQFDNCHVSLENLVGKLGFGFSYIASSALDYGRYSVASGCVGIAQACLEACIKYTNERKQFGVYLKEHQLIRQKITQMITNTKAARLLCYQAGYLKEINDPKSIIETSIAKYFASTAATKIANDAVQIHGGNGCSSEYPVERYLRDSKIMEIIEGSTQIQEITIAESGYQNYLFSTVSTVPEN, encoded by the coding sequence ATGAAACTAGAACTATCTGCTCAACAAAAAAACGCTCAAGCTGAATTTAGAGCTTTTGTTAATCAAGAAATATGTCCTCATGCTGGAGAATGGGATAGGAAAGAATTTACTCCACTAGAACTAATTAACAAAATAGCTGAACGTGGTTTTCTTGGTGCCATATTACCCCAAGAATATGGTGGTAAAGGAATGGACATGATTACCTATGGCATACTCAACGAAGAAATTGGACGGGGATGTTCTTCTGTGCGGAGTTTGCTGACAGTTCACAACATGGTTGCTCATGCTTTGTGTAAATGGGGTAATAAGTCTCAAAAAGAGTATTGGCTTCCCAAATTTGCATCTGGAGAAATCATCGCTGCTTTTGCATTAAGCGAACCGAATGTAGGTAGCGATGCCAAAAGTGTAGAAACAACAGCAACGCTTGCTGGTGATGCTTATGTCTTAAATGGACAAAAGAAATGGATTACCTATGGACAAATAGCAGATGTATTTTTGGTCTTTGCTAAATGTGAGGGAAAAGCAGGTGCTTTCTTAGTTGAAAAACATAGCCCAGGACTGTCAGTCAAACCAATGTCTGGTATTTTAGGTGTTAGGGCTTCAATGTCAGCAGAATTGCAGTTTGATAACTGTCACGTTTCTTTAGAAAATTTAGTAGGTAAATTAGGATTTGGATTTTCCTACATTGCTTCTTCTGCACTTGATTATGGTCGATATAGCGTGGCATCGGGTTGTGTAGGTATTGCTCAAGCATGTTTGGAAGCTTGTATCAAGTATACAAACGAGCGAAAACAGTTTGGTGTTTATCTTAAAGAACATCAATTAATTCGTCAAAAGATTACTCAGATGATAACTAACACCAAAGCAGCAAGATTGTTATGTTATCAAGCTGGTTATCTCAAAGAGATTAACGATCCAAAATCGATTATAGAGACTTCTATTGCGAAGTACTTTGCATCCACAGCAGCTACCAAAATAGCAAATGATGCTGTACAAATACATGGTGGCAATGGTTGTAGTAGTGAGTACCCAGTTGAAAGGTATTTACGGGACTCTAAAATTATGGAAATCATCGAAGGTAGTACTCAAATTCAAGAAATTACTATTGCAGAATCAGGCTATCAAAATTATCTTTTTTCAACTGTTTCTACTGTTCCAGAAAATTAA
- a CDS encoding acyl carrier protein, which produces MNEIQAKIKTFLDKFFGNHDLQPDEDIFALGFVNSMFAMQLVLFVEQEFQIAIENEDLEFENFRTINSIANLIARKTAILVQ; this is translated from the coding sequence ATGAACGAAATTCAAGCTAAAATCAAAACTTTCCTTGACAAATTTTTCGGCAATCATGACTTGCAACCAGATGAAGACATTTTTGCTCTAGGTTTTGTCAATTCTATGTTTGCCATGCAACTTGTTTTGTTTGTAGAGCAAGAGTTTCAGATTGCCATTGAAAACGAGGACTTAGAATTTGAAAATTTCCGCACAATCAACTCTATCGCCAATTTAATTGCACGTAAAACTGCTATTCTTGTGCAGTAA